AGAGTCACGGTCGCCTGATCCCAACACATTCTAGCAGTGGGAAAGCTGAAGCGAACCATCGATCGTGACGGctccgggcccctccctccccaccctgcttctccccgaCCCTCTTCCCTGGCTCTGATAAGATATCCTCGTTCTGGGGAATCCCAGCCCAGCACTCCACCAGGACTTCGTGCTTGGGAAAACGTTGGGGTCGTAGGCGGCCGTGCCTGTCCGTCGGCTTGGATGGACTCTGATCATTCTCCGGAATCCCCGCCTGGTTCTTCCCTGCGGGTCGAGGCTGTGGTCTTGCGTTCCGCTACAGGGCGAGCACAAGGAGCCTTTAGAAACAATCCCGtggcctgactttttttttttgaggtggggtggaacttccctctccctttttcctctccccccttttccctcccttccccctggaaATTCTCAGTATGGACGCTTTGGACAAGCCCCTCACCTTCCAGCAGATCATGACTCAGTGAAGCCCCAGAGCTGAGAGTGGGAGGTGGGCCTGGCACCATCTTCTAAATGGAGCCTGAAGCTAGAGAGCCATGTAGGGGGGaacttcctttttttatggtatttaagcgcttactatgtgccaggcactctaccaaagaactagggcagatacaaactaatcagattggacaccatctgtgtctcacatggagctcacaagttttagagaagcagcgtggttcagtggaaagagcccgggcttgggagccagaggtcgtgggttctattcgaacccgactctgccacttgtcagctgggtgactttgggcaagtcacttcacttctctgggcctcagtgacttcatctgtaaaatggggttgagactgtgagcctcaggtggaacagcctgattaccttgtatccccccagcgcttagaacagtgcttggcacatagtaagtgcttaacaaatgccattattattatccctattttgcagatgagggaactgtggcccagagaaggttaagtgactggcagacaagtgacagagccggcattcaaacccagatccttctgactccgaggccaagTGTTTACGGAACTTCTGCAGTTTGCAGAGTGCCGTATTAACTTCTCAGGAAAATGCAGTACAGTAGAAGACCCGGGCCTCAGCAAGAGGGCTTCCGACTCGGGGGGGCCCTAGTTGGATCGTGTTGAGGTGGAGTGTGGAGAGTCACCGCTCCTCCTCCCTGGACACTCGGAATGGGGGAGGGAAAGTAGACCCTGCTCCTGTGTGGCACTTTAAAGGAAAGCAAACACGCCAGGCACCTGAAAAAGAAAGCCCttgctccagcctctctctcagcCTGCCTCAGCCCCTGGGGTCAGCAGTTACCAGGAGCCGAGCAAGCAGGCTGAGACCTCATCTCTTCCGTGACAACAGATCACAAATCTCTAGAGAGGCAAGGGAGGACTGACACGTGAGGACCACCGCCCTCCTTTCGTGACTCAgcgctccccttcccacccccggggCAGCCCTACCCTCTGCCAGGGAACCAGTTTTCCATACCTCCCTCCGGATGAAAACTAGTTTGTTTtgtgatttttaatggtatttaagggcttaccacgggccaggcagtgtactaagcgctggggaagatacaagttaatcaggtgggacacaggccaAGTCCCGcctagggctcgcagttttaatccccattttgcagatgaggtaagtgaggcagagaagtgatttgcccaaggctacgcagctgacaagtggcggagtcaggattagaacccaggtcacgtgCGAACAAAATTCCAGGGAAGGAAGGGACCCAGCTCGCTGCTCAGGAAGGGAGAATGATAAACAGCCGGTCccacccagctcccctccccgggTGTTGGCTGCTATGGGTGGACCCTGGGGGACGGAGGAATACGGAGAAGAGGATTTTAGATTAGCTGCCAAACTGAATGAACCAAGTTCAAAAGGGAAATCTCTCATGACCCTAGAGTAGGCAGTACAGCTGCTGAGGCTAAATCTGTGCCAGGGAAATAATCTGAACCTTGACCTGGAAGATTGTCCAGGCACAATCCGAGGTGCAAAGCCCTGGCTAGGAGTCAGAATTCCTGGCCCCTGCCGATTCCGACTTGGGCCAGCTGGGTGGAGAGTCAGACTTGGAAGAGAAGACTGAagtagcctggcttaatggaaagagcacaggcctagtcgtcagaggacctgggttctaatcccatcaccaGCACTGACCCGCTGCATGATGTTGGGCAtgttactttccttctctgtgcctcagttccctcatctgcagaatggagattcaataactgttcttccttttagaatgtgatccccataatgggacctgattatcttttatccaccccagtgtatagtacagtgtttggcacatagtaagcacttgataccatcatcctcatcaagtgcttaacaaataccattactattgttgttgtttgttAAGACTGGAATGTGAAtggcttttcttctctcccatccctcccttattttcacctcatctctcccttcttcccacaaCCTATTCACCCTCATCTCTGGAACCAGAAGTGGGCTCGGACTAGAGGGTTCTGCTAGTTCAGGCCCTTCCCTGGAATAAGGTTTGGCAAACACCCCCCTGAGTTTTCCCCAGTCACGCTCGCAGTGGCCTAAGATTGAAGTCAGAGTGCTCCTGTCTTCAAATTTCAACTCCCAGATAGTCTTGCAGCCGACCTAGCTCTCTCAGCCCATCCTTCTTTGGAGGAGGAGATTGCAGTAGTTGTAGGAGTattttattcagcacctactgggtgcaaagcgctgcactaagctctggggggaaatacacaggtgagaattagacacgatccctggcccccaaggggctcacgatctaagaaaaCGACGGGGAGAGGGAACTGGCTAAGGTGAAGACAATGCGCAAGGTGAGGATTGAGatgaatacaaaaataaaaaagaaggataataatgttggtatttgttaagcacttactatgtgcagagcactcttctaagtgctggggtatacaaggtaatcaggttggcccatatgaggctcacagtcttaatccccattttacagatgaggtactgaggcccagagaagtgaagtgacttgcccacagtcacacagctgccaagtggcagagctgggattcgaacccatgacctctgactcccaagcccatgctctttccactgagccacgctgcttccgaataGAAGAGCAGTAAGGgactggggctagaggagcagttTCTGGAccctcacagttcattcattcattcattcaatagtatttattgagcgcttactatgtgcagagcactgtactaagcgcttgggatgaacaagtcggcaacagatagagacagtccctgccgtttgacgggcttacagtctaatcgggggagacggacagacaagaacaatggcattaaacagcgtcaaggggaagaacatctcgtaaaaacaacggcaactaaatagaatcgaggcgatgtacaattcattaacaaaataaatagggtaacgaaaatatatacagtcgagcggacgagtacagtgctgtggggatgggaagggagaggtggaggagcagagggaaaaggggaaaatgaggctttagctgcggagaggtaaaggggggatggcagagggagtagagagggaagaggagctcagtctgggaaggcctcttggaggaggtgatttttaagtagggttttgaagagggaaagagaatcagtttggcggaggtgaggagggagggcgttccaggaccgcgggaggacgtgacccaggggtcgacgacgggatggacgagaccgagggacggtgaggaggtgggcggcggaggagcggagcgtgcggggtgggcggtagaaagagagaagggaggagaggtaggaaggggcaaggtgatggagagcctcgaagcctagagtgaggagtttttgtttggagcggaggtcgataggcaaccactggagttgtttaagaaggggagtgacatgcccagatcatttctgcaggaagatgagccgggcagcggagtgaagaatagaccggagcggggcgagagaggaggaagggaggtcagagagaaggctgacacggtagtctagccgggatataacgagagcccgtaatagtaaggtagccgtttgggtggagaggaaagggcggatcttggcgatattgtagaggtgaaaccggcaggtcttggtaacggataggtagTAACAGCTTCAGCCACAGGAGCCGCAGATCCCTCTCCCATTCTACATTTTGTAGAGGCCTCGTGTCGCACGGCTGGTGAAGAAAATGGATCAGGTTTGTGCTCCTCCGGatgccctcagcctttgccccagcccccacttttcccctcagaagctgtttctctttctgttctAGGGAGATTTGGCCAAGAAGAAGATCTACCCAACCATCTGGTAAGTCTccgcctcctgctcctctccaccaTTTCCTGTTGCCTGAGCAGCGACCTCCACCTCTCACAGGGGCCCGTGGGCAATGCTCTCTCTTCCAGGTGGCTGTTCCGGGATGGGCTCCTTCCGGATGACACCTTGGTAGTGGGTTATGCCCGCTCCCGTCTTACGGTGGCCGATATCCGGAAGCAGAGTGAGCCATACTTCAAGGTGCATAGCCCCAACTTACCCGCTCTTCCCCCCCAAGCCCCCGGGACTCCGCCGGGGTCCCGGCGGTCACGGAGAGTCCCGCGGGAAGACGGGAAGCGTCCAGTGACTCCGGCTTCTGCCTTTCCCATGCAGGAGCTGGAACCGCATGATTGTGGCCACTTCCTTCCAGGAGCCCAGGCCGAACCGGGCCAGCCTCCTGCCCCACTGGGTGGTCCGTTCTAGGGCGGGAACGGTATaagttccctcccctgtcccaccAGGTTGGGGAAAATTGCAAGTAGATTTTGTCCCCCAGGTCTGGGGTGGCTCAGCTTGGCCCACGGCTGGGTTCTTTTGGCTtgcgggtgctcagtaaataacatcgatGAATTGATTCTTTGAGAAAGTGGAAGGTCCACTGCTGGGGTTGAGAGGTTCTGCAGTGAGTTTTTGGGGTCCTTtccaccacccttctctcccccttcttcccctcctcctccccactcacaACCGGAAGCCAAGAGAACCCCATACAAAACAGTAGAGGATAGTCCTCCATGTTTATTCTCTCTGGAGCTGACTTCACTCCCTGGGAATAGATTAGAAGCCAAGGGAGGTCCAGTCCCTTTTTCAGATCTTGGTGGCTTGGGAAAACCAGACCCGACAGAGTGTCCATCTCCCTTTCTTGGTCTTCCTTCTagaggtgtctaccaactgttatattgttccaaGCGcatagcacggtgctcggcacacactgagaactcagtaaatacaactggatgattCAGACCACATAAACGCCTTCGAGAGATGGATCCCAATTTGGGTATATGGGTTGAAAAAAAGtgccctcctcccagtccctcccccttctcgtTCTTTTCCATTTAAGCAAAGCTGCCCCTGATGCAAGGCCCGAGAGAGAGTGCCCTAGGGTACATTTTCACTGGGAATCAAATTCTCCCGTTCCTCCAGAACGACGTCCTCCAGGATCCGGGCCTGTCTTGCGGGGTTCATTTCCAGGCCCCGACCGGGGTTAGGTCATGCAGGGGCCGCAGAGCGGGAAGAAGCTGGGAATTTTGCCTGTCCCCCAGGTCACCCCGGACGAGAAGGAAAAGCTAGAGGAGTTCTTTGCTCGTAACTCTTACGTGGCGGGTCAGTATGACAGTCGGGCCTCCTTCGAGCAGCTCAACACGCACATAAACTCCCTGCATCACGGGCAGAAGGCCAACCGCCTCTTCTACCTCGCTCTGCCGCCCTCCGTCTACGAGCCCGTCACAAAGAACATCAAGGAGACCTGCATGAGCCAAGTGTAAGGACGGGAAGGCGGCCTTGTCCGGAGGCGGCCCCGCCTGCACCCCTTGACCCGGGGTCCCGGCGGTCGCGGAGGGTCCCGCGGGAAGATGGGAAGCGGCTAGTGACTCCGGGTTCTGCCTTTCCCATGCAGGGGCTGGAACCGTGTGATTGTGGAAAAACCATTTGGGAAGGACCTGCAGAGCTCAAACAAGCTGTCCAATCACATCGCCTCGCTTTTCCAGGAGGACCAGATCTACCGGATCGACCATTACCTGGGCAAGGAGATGGTGCAGAACCTCATGGTACTCAGGTCTGTCACCCAcccctggagaagggagaggggccctTGGCCCTGACATGGGGCAAGTGACCTTGAGGCTACCCTCCTTGGGGCAGTTTGCCCTAGGGCATGCGGCCCAAGGGCCGTAGCTCCCGTGTGACCAGAGGAGCCGTGCAGAGAGGGGTGTGGGGATTGGGTACCAGAGCAGAGCAGCGCCGACTGGTCTAGACCCCCGACCtcgccgcccctcctccctcacatcccACACCTTTCCCCTCCCAGGTTCGGCAACAGGATCTTCGGGCCGATCTGGAACCGCGACAACATCGCCTGTGTGATCCTCACCTTCAAGGAGCCCTTCGGCACCGAGGGCCGCGGGGGTTATTTCGACGAATTTGGAATCATCCGGTAAGGGGACGTACCTCCCCGGCCTGAGGCGCCCAACCCTTAGAGAGAGGCCGTCCCCTTGTGCggacaggggaagagaagggaacgaggtctagtggaaagagcatgagcctgggacccagaggatccgggttctaattctggctccaccacttgcctgctgtgtaacctcgggcaagtggcttctcagttcttcagtttcctcaactgtaaatagggattcaatgcctgctgtccctcctatgggagcagcatggcttagtgaaaggagcacgggcttgggagtcacaggtcgtgggttctaatcccagctccgccccttatcagctgtgtgactttgggcaagtcactaacttctctgcgcctcaattacctcatctgtaaaatggggagtaagactgtgagccccacgtgggacgacctgattaccttgtatctatcccagcgtttagaacagtgttcggcacatagtaagcgcttaacaaataccatcatcatcatctgactgaaacccatgagggacagggactgtacttggcctgattaaccggtatctaccccagtgcttagaacagtgcttgacacacagtaagtgcttaacaaatgccgtttaaaAAAGTGTCGGGGAGGCCTCAGGCAGGCTCTGACACCACCCGAAGCTATGCCTGCGTTCACGAGTGCCAGGCAGGTAGATAAAACAACTTGGGAGTGGTCTAACTGAACAGGGAGCCTCAGGAAGATCTCTCTTGGTACCTCTTAGTGCTGGGTGTGGCCTTTTCCAACAGACTGAGGGACCGGTTTACTCTCCGGGCACCGTACAAACAGGCTCCGTGGCCAACGTGACTGAGGGAGAGACTAAAGAAAGCGTGATAATGTGGTCTGGAGCAGGTGGCATCTTCAGAAATAGGAAGGGCTCCTCCACTGAGAAGAGACAAGAAGCAATAATAAGCCTCTGCCAAGATAGGAGGGAGTTAATAGGAGTGGACGAGAGATTGATACAGCACCCTCCCTCAGGGTACTTGCCCAGGAAATCCTCTCTGGTTGGGACCCAAGTCatacactgtgggcaggcaacgtgtctgttatagtgttctcccaagcgcttagtacaccgctctgcacactaagcgctcagtaaatacgattgtctgacCTGAGACTGGGGCGCCAGGCTGAACGGGGTTGCTCACGATACTCCAGCGCAGGTACCAAGCATGGCCATTCTAGGTCCGGGCGTGAGGCCAACTGACCGTTCAAGTGAAAGAAAGGTAACCTTAACTGGAGGAAGATCTCTTTGGCTGGCCTTTAAAAAAGCAAATGCCAGTCTGCCTGGGATCTGAGAACGGCCCTGCCAGAAGACAGCTCAACGGGCCGGTCGACTCCTTGGGGTCCTTTTCCGCTCCGTGACCCGGAGAGAGTAGCAGCGTCTGGGAAATGAACagcttcccatctcttccccctgcAGGGATGTGATGCAGAACCACCTCCTGCAGATGCTGTGCCTCGTGGCCATGGAGAAACCAGCCTCCACCAACTCGGACGATGTCCGTGATGAGAAGGTAGACCGAGGCCGGCGCGGCTGGGGGTGCCGCttctcccaccctccatcccccccttcctgaaactccttcccactgAACTGGGTCCACGTGTCtcagagggctggggtggggcaagGGGCAGTGGCTGAGGAGAAATAAGAGATGACAGGCACCCAGTTAGTGAGTGGGACCCTttgggaaaaagactgtgaacCAGAGTGTGTCCCTGGGGGACATGAAGTTGCTGCTGTAGGTTTTTTGACTGATTTTTGATATTTTGCCTCGTgctccaccccccgacccccgtctCCCGCCAGTGAGCCCGAGACAGCCTACCCCGGGGGTCCGTTGCCCAAGCTTCCCCTTCCTGGGCCTGGCCGTcgaggactcccaagccccagatcACATCACCATGCAGTCATTTCTGTCTTCTCCCCATGCGTGCTTCTCTCCAGGTGAAAGTCCTGAAGTGCATCTCGGAAGTGAAGGCGGACAAGGTGGTCCTGGGGCAGTATGTAGGGGACCCAGCTGGGCAAGGAGAGGCCAAGAAGGGCTACTTGGATGACCCCACGGTGCCCCAAGGTTCCACCACTGCCACCTTCGCTGCTGTGGTTTTATACGTGGAGAACGAGAGATGGGACGGTAGGTGCtttggccggggaggggggcggtccccGCTCTCTCCTGCGGGGCCAGGAGGCGGCGGCTCGGACAGGGGTATCTCAGCAGCACTTTCTCGTTGCCCAAGTGGGCACCTCCGGAGTCCCGGCTGAGCCCTCCACTGCCGGCTCGATGGAGGGAaagagccccctctccccctgaaGGCCATCGGTGATGTTAGGAagcagctccccctttccctcgacGCAGGGGTCCCCTTTATCCTGCGCTGCGGCAAGGCCCTGAACGAGCGGAAGGCGGAAGTTCGGCTCCAGTTCCAGGACGTGGCCGGCGACATCTTCCATCACCAGTGCAAACGGAACGAGCTGGTGATCCGCGTGCAGCCCAATGAGGCCGTCTACACCAAGATGATGACCAAGAAACCGGGGATGTTCTTCAACCCCGAGGAGTCGGAGCTAGACCTGACCTACGGCAACAGATACAAGGTGAGGGACCCCTTCCCCGGGgctgcttccccaacttcctTCTTGCCCTGCCCCTCACGTTGCACCTTCACAGCCAAACCTTCCAGGCTTTTGGTGGAAATGAGAGCCCCTGCAGGGATAGAGGAGGAAAAACGATCTCCTGCCTTCTAAGTCTTGTTCCCGAGCCCCTGACTGAATcggacagtcagtcgtatttactgagcacttactgtgtgcagggcgctgtactaagcacttgggagagtacaacataacaataaacagacacattccctgcctaccacaagctcacagagagcagcgtggctcagtggaaagaacacgggctttggagtcagagttcatgggttcgaatcccggctcagccacttgtcagctgtgtgactttgggcgagtcacttctcagtgcctcagttacctcatctgtaaaatggggattaagacaacctgattcccctgcgtctaccccagcacttagaacagtgctcggcacatagtaaacacttaacaaataccattattattattattattacagactagAAAGActgactctcccctacttcacatcttctgtgtctgtctgtctttctctctgtctctctttccctctccccatctccccccatctaggATGTGAAGCTGCCAGATGCTTATGAGAGACTCATCCTGGATGTCTTCTGTGGGAGCCAGATGCATTTTGTTCGAAGGTGAGCGGCTTCTAGGCTCTAACTAACCCATTTAGGATCTTCTACCCTTCTCCGGCCCCAGGCTGGAAAGAAAGGAGCCATGCTCCGGGGCCTAGCCAGCTGGGGCCTACCTAGCCAGGTGTGGCAATCCCCTGGGCCGGTGGGTTTCACGAAGGGACCGGGTGGGGGGAGCCACAGGGGTGACTTCACGGCTGTTCTCGAGAAGAACCAAATGTGAAAATTGGTTTCCTAACACTAGTCCGTACAGCTGCCATTCCAAGCCAGTCTCTcttccctcactctcccttccctattccttgttttttttcctttcttttttctgcttTTAAAGAGAAATGTGGCATTGACCCCATTGGCGGCAGTCTCTAAGgtgtttcctcctccccagcctggatGGGCAGGCTTGCAGTCTGGAGCCTTTGTTCCCCTATTACAGGCTTGGAACAGACTACGTTTCCTCCcccacctgcctcctcccttcgctcccttttccctcctcattACCCGAGGCagcggtcggggggcggggacctTGAGCTCCTGTTTGAGGTGCAGAGTTCCGTCCTGTTCAATGGAGGCAGAACAGTTTTAAATGTGTTAGGGCAGGTGGTCCTGTCTTGGCCCTGCCCGCCCGGCCTTCATGGGCCCCTACTCACAGGCGGGAGCTTTGGCAAGCCATCCGACcctgctgaataataatagtaataataagtatggcatttaagcgcttactatgtaccaggcactgtactaagcgctggggtggatacaagcaaatcgggttggacacggtccctgtccaccatggggctcactgtcgcaatccccattttacagatgaagtaactcaggcccagagaagtggagtgacttgcccaaggtcacacagcagtcaagtggcagagccgggattagcactcaggaccttctgattcccgggcccgtgctccgtccacaatgccatgatgcttcccatgcTGAATAAACGGGACTGGCACTCCCCGAAGTGGCAACCACCCTGGCTCCCTGTCTTCTGGGCGCCTCCCCTCCTTGAATGCCCCTGAGGCCTCCTCCTTGGGACAGGGAAGTTCCGTCTCTGATCAACGGCCCGCACCTAGACAAGGAGcctgctgcctccccctcctaccctttcccagtttctgctcctccctggctcccagcccagccTCCTTCTTACCTCTGCGTCCCAAACATTGGTTTGTGCCAGGCTGAGCACCGCAGGGCCCGCAGAGTAAGTTCCCACGACCCCTTTTCCCCTAGTGATGAGCTGCGGGAAGCTTGGCGGATATTCACCCCGCTGCTGCACAAGATCGAGAAGGAAAAGGCCAAACCCATTCCCTATCGCTATGGCAGGTAAGGATGACGCAGCCAATCCACGGGGTCGGTCACGGGACCGGGCACGGGACC
This window of the Ornithorhynchus anatinus isolate Pmale09 chromosome 6, mOrnAna1.pri.v4, whole genome shotgun sequence genome carries:
- the G6PD gene encoding glucose-6-phosphate 1-dehydrogenase isoform X2; this encodes MARQVTAGDWVTAASDMAEQVALSRLQVCGILREELYQGDAFHQSDTHIFIIMGASGDLAKKKIYPTIWWLFRDGLLPDDTLVVGYARSRLTVADIRKQSEPYFKVTPDEKEKLEEFFARNSYVAGQYDSRASFEQLNTHINSLHHGQKANRLFYLALPPSVYEPVTKNIKETCMSQVGWNRVIVEKPFGKDLQSSNKLSNHIASLFQEDQIYRIDHYLGKEMVQNLMVLRFGNRIFGPIWNRDNIACVILTFKEPFGTEGRGGYFDEFGIIRDVMQNHLLQMLCLVAMEKPASTNSDDVRDEKVKVLKCISEVKADKVVLGQYVGDPAGQGEAKKGYLDDPTVPQGSTTATFAAVVLYVENERWDGVPFILRCGKALNERKAEVRLQFQDVAGDIFHHQCKRNELVIRVQPNEAVYTKMMTKKPGMFFNPEESELDLTYGNRYKDVKLPDAYERLILDVFCGSQMHFVRSDELREAWRIFTPLLHKIEKEKAKPIPYRYGSRGPAEADELMKRVGFQYEGTYKWVNPHKL
- the G6PD gene encoding glucose-6-phosphate 1-dehydrogenase isoform X1; this translates as MAEQVALSRLQVCGILREELYQGDAFHQSDTHIFIIMGASGDLAKKKIYPTIWWLFRDGLLPDDTLVVGYARSRLTVADIRKQSEPYFKVTPDEKEKLEEFFARNSYVAGQYDSRASFEQLNTHINSLHHGQKANRLFYLALPPSVYEPVTKNIKETCMSQVGWNRVIVEKPFGKDLQSSNKLSNHIASLFQEDQIYRIDHYLGKEMVQNLMVLRFGNRIFGPIWNRDNIACVILTFKEPFGTEGRGGYFDEFGIIRDVMQNHLLQMLCLVAMEKPASTNSDDVRDEKVKVLKCISEVKADKVVLGQYVGDPAGQGEAKKGYLDDPTVPQGSTTATFAAVVLYVENERWDGVPFILRCGKALNERKAEVRLQFQDVAGDIFHHQCKRNELVIRVQPNEAVYTKMMTKKPGMFFNPEESELDLTYGNRYKDVKLPDAYERLILDVFCGSQMHFVRSDELREAWRIFTPLLHKIEKEKAKPIPYRYGSRGPAEADELMKRVGFQYEGTYKWVNPHKL